The Streptomyces diastaticus subsp. diastaticus genome contains the following window.
GATAAGGCGCGTCGGCCGGAGCGCGGTGTCGGAGGCGGCCTCTGCGGATGCGTCGTTTCCCGTGCCGGGCGCCGCTTGTCGCCTCGGCCCGGGGATCTCGGGGGCGGCCGGGGTGGCGGCTCGGGTCGGGGCGGGTGGTTCCGGGGCCGGGCGGGGGTGGCGTCGGGACAGCTCGGCCAGTTCCCGCAGGGCCAGCAGTCGCGCGGGCGGTTCACCGGCGAGGGCACAGAGTTCGCCGACCAGTTCCGGCGGCGGGATGAGGACGCCGCCGAGATAGCGCTGCCAGGACGACTTGCTGGCGGTGGTGCGGGCGGCGAGCCCGGCCAGACTCAGTCCGGTGGCGGCGCGCAGGGCGGCCAGCTCGCGGGCGAGGTGGGCGCATTCCAGGGACGGCTCGCCGGTCACCGTCGCAGCACCTCCCAGGTGTGCGGGCCCATGATCCCGTCGACGACCAGCCCTTCCTTGTCCTGAAGGCGTTTGACGGCCCGTTCGGTGGCCGCCCCGTAGGCCCCGTCGACGCTGCCGATGCGGTACCCGCGGTGTTCCAGCAGGCACTGCGCCTCGACCACGTCCCAGGTGGTGGAGATCTGCTGGAGCAGGGCCTCGGTGGTGTCGCTGTGCCCCGCGTACAGGCGGCCCTCGAAGCGGTGGATGTCGCACGGGTGGGTGCGGCCCGGCTCGAAGGTGAACTCCTCGGCGGCCACCCGGCGGTGCTGCTCCTCGTCGGCCTCGGCGGCGCCCGTCCCGGGCAGGACGAGGCCGAAGACGACGGCCAGCGCGCCGGCCACGACGACCAGGGCGGTGCCGGCGACCAGCAGGCCGCGGCGGGCGGGCCGTCGCGGGGCGGACTTCGCGGGAGCGGCTGAGCCGCCGATGACCACGGTGTCGCCGCGCCCCTGGCCGGCGGGCTCCTCCGGTACGCCCGGGGCGCCCGGCTCGCCGGGCCCGGCGGCTTCGGCCTCGGGAGCCACCTCGGGGCCGGCAACGTTCCCGGATGCGGTTACGGACGCGGACGCGGACCCTGCCGGCGCGCGCTTCCCCGGGACCGGCTCCGCGGGCACGTCGGCCCGACCGGCCGCAACGGTGCCCGCCTCCGCCGGCCCAGCGGCCTTGGCCGGAGCGGTCGCCCTCGGCGGAGGTGCCGTCCAGGTCTGGGCGGCGAGGGTGTGCAGGGCGAGCATGCGGTCCGGGTCGGCGCCCGCGAGGGCGGCGAGTTCGGCGACGGCGTCGGACGGCGGGAGCTTACGGCCGTTCAGGTACCGCTCCCACGAGGAACGGCTGTAACTCGTCCTCGTGGCCAGGGCCGTGAAACTGAGCCCGGTGGCGTCCTTGAGCCTCCTCAGCCTGTCCACCAGCCGCCTGGCCTGTGGATCGAGGTGTTCCGGAAGCGTCTTCCACGGCGCCATGCTGTGTGTCCTCCCCCACTCGCCCCGGCTCCGGTGGCCCCCAGCATGCTCTCCTGGGCGGGAAAACTCCCTGGTCAGAGCCTGGGACGACCCAGAATACCGCCAAGTCGCCCGGCCAGGTGGCGGCGATCGGCCGCCCCTCGCCAAGCTGGGGCCCGTCACTCAGCGCCACCCCGCGCTCCCCGGTCCCTCCGGACCGGCGGTCCGGGCGGCCGCGAGGACGGCGTCACCAGCGCCTTCCGGGCCGGCACGGGGGTCCGGCCGGGAAGGCGCTGCACGCCTCTCCGCGCACCCCGCCCCGTACCGGTGAGCCTCCGGATGCCGCGTGGCCGTCGGCCCCGGACCGCCCCGGACATCGTACGAACTGTCAGCCGCTCCCTCACTGTGCTGTCCACCGCCCCTGCGTGGCCCGGCCGGGCGGCACCCGGTCGGCCCTGCCGTGGGGCGCGTCGCGGGGCCGGTCGGGGTGCGTTGCCTATCGTCGGGGCGGTCCGGGTGTCGACGGCTGGAGGTGTGGTGGGCGGCGGACGGTCCCGGGCGGTGCGGGGCCTGGCCGCGGTGCTGCTCGGCGGGGTGCTGGCGGGCGGGTGCGCGGGCGGCGGCGGGCAGCCGGTGGCGGTGGGGACCGGTGCCGGGGAACGGGCCGGCGCGTTGGTGTGGGGCACCTGCCCCGAGCCGAGCGAGGCCGAGGCGCAGGTGTGGGGCGCGGCGGAGCACCGTCCGGCGTACGCCCGGCACGCGGGGCGGCTGCGGTGCGGCACGCTGACAGTGCCGGTGGACTGGTCGGCGCCGGAGGGACGGCGGTTCGGGCTCGCGGTGGCGGTGCTGCCGTCCACCGGCGGCGGCCGGGCCGAACCGCTGGCGCTCAACCCGGGCGGTCCCGGGGTCTCCGGGCGGCTGATGCCGGTGGGCGTGGCGGGCGGCGGCGCCCGTGGGCTGCTGGACCGGTACGACCTGGTGGGCCTGGACGTGCGCGGCACCGGCCGCTCGCGTCCCGCGGTCTGTCCGGCCGCCGAGTCCCTGGACGCCGGTCCGCCGTCCGCCGCCCCCTCGCGCCGGTCCGCCCGCGCCCACTGGGATCGGCTGGCGCGCGCCCACGCCGCGTGCGCGGAGGCCGACCCGGCCTGGGTCGCCTCCCTGACCACCGCCGACGCCGCCCGCGACCTGGAGGCGCTGCGTGCGGCGCTGGGCGCGCCCCGGCTGCACTACTACGGGGTGTCGTGGGGGACGAGCCTCGGCGTCACGTACCGCACGCTGTTCCCGGGCCGGTCCGGCCGGATGCTGCTGGAGTCGGTGGTGGCGCCCGACCCGGATCTGCGGGGACTGCTGGACGGGGTGACGCGGGCGCGGGAGCAGCGGTTCGAACGGTTCGCGGCGTGGCTCGCGGACCGCTCCGCCCGCTACCGGCTCGGCACGGACGCCGAGGCGGTACGCACCAGGCTGCTCGCCCTGCGCGACCGGCTGACGGAGCGTCCGCTGCGGACGCCCTCGGGAACGTACGGGTCGGCGGAGACCGAGCAGTATCTGG
Protein-coding sequences here:
- a CDS encoding helix-turn-helix domain-containing protein is translated as MTGEPSLECAHLARELAALRAATGLSLAGLAARTTASKSSWQRYLGGVLIPPPELVGELCALAGEPPARLLALRELAELSRRHPRPAPEPPAPTRAATPAAPEIPGPRRQAAPGTGNDASAEAASDTALRPTRLI
- a CDS encoding alpha/beta fold hydrolase, with the protein product MSTAGGVVGGGRSRAVRGLAAVLLGGVLAGGCAGGGGQPVAVGTGAGERAGALVWGTCPEPSEAEAQVWGAAEHRPAYARHAGRLRCGTLTVPVDWSAPEGRRFGLAVAVLPSTGGGRAEPLALNPGGPGVSGRLMPVGVAGGGARGLLDRYDLVGLDVRGTGRSRPAVCPAAESLDAGPPSAAPSRRSARAHWDRLARAHAACAEADPAWVASLTTADAARDLEALRAALGAPRLHYYGVSWGTSLGVTYRTLFPGRSGRMLLESVVAPDPDLRGLLDGVTRAREQRFERFAAWLADRSARYRLGTDAEAVRTRLLALRDRLTERPLRTPSGTYGSAETEQYLDAEPADRAGAAAALAALARGRAPDGGGDGKARVAAPPLVAPFAGTALLCSQVTHAGSFAEQWAAYGERRTTYPVLGGSRPMFPGSGQVPGTSTCAGLPAPDRPPVEPGRAGGPLLLVAHRDEVVTPLPWARAMRARTGGSLLVVADGEHATVTGGACAGRVTAFFTRPEETPAREAVCEP
- a CDS encoding helix-turn-helix domain-containing protein, which encodes MAPWKTLPEHLDPQARRLVDRLRRLKDATGLSFTALATRTSYSRSSWERYLNGRKLPPSDAVAELAALAGADPDRMLALHTLAAQTWTAPPPRATAPAKAAGPAEAGTVAAGRADVPAEPVPGKRAPAGSASASVTASGNVAGPEVAPEAEAAGPGEPGAPGVPEEPAGQGRGDTVVIGGSAAPAKSAPRRPARRGLLVAGTALVVVAGALAVVFGLVLPGTGAAEADEEQHRRVAAEEFTFEPGRTHPCDIHRFEGRLYAGHSDTTEALLQQISTTWDVVEAQCLLEHRGYRIGSVDGAYGAATERAVKRLQDKEGLVVDGIMGPHTWEVLRR